Part of the Cydia pomonella isolate Wapato2018A chromosome 5, ilCydPomo1, whole genome shotgun sequence genome is shown below.
CGTGGAAACTCTTCGTTCAATAGGGTGGAATAATATTCTTGCCGACGTATGTTTATTTCACTATTTTTGGTTATAAGTGTGGcatgtagcgccacctatttatggttttttgtcggacactttttgttttatggagattctgttctttgcctctaccttccatacatttaggtggtgggcaagctgtgtatgtgtgGGTTTTAGCATGTCTTTAGGGATGTGGACTTGCCGATTCTAATCATGTTGTATATCGATAATCTCTACACAGCGGAACGAAATAGCAATtgattgaagcttcgatatcttcactaaagtccacatccctaaaaacaTGCCAAAAACCAAACATGCCAATTTTTATGCAACACAGCGTGCTCACCgcctaaatggctacggcttgagtataaAATTgtgtactgagaacagacaacacGGGTCGGGTAGGGCTTGGTTGGGCCGATATATTGCAGAAATTTGGAGTGGCATTTACAATACAAACACGATTACAAAaagttttattctattctacaATCTTAAGTTTACAATCCGTGTAGAATACGCTTTACAGCATCTTTTTGATATCTGTGGTTTGGCcatcctaaaaataaatattgtctatGGTGCAGTCTCCAAATTGGTGTGGTGGTCGATTCATCAATATTTTTCCAAGATTTGTGTGCTGAATAAAGGCGGGAAGAGCTATTTCTCAATTAAAACCTTCAAAAATGAGCGTAGAAGAAGATGTtatgaaaatacaaaagaaattgACCAAAATGACATCGGATGATGGCACGGTTAGTTTTATAGATAGAAATTAATGGATATAGATTTCCGTACAACAACGCTTGTCACTAAGCTTTGAAACACCGCTTAcgtatattttttctaaattacgaGAACGAAGTAACTTATTAGATGTAAGATGATGATTTATAAATTTAGTACACACCGGTTGAAGCTTTGCAAGCATTATAGTGTCTTATATTATAGTGAAATGATGAATGATCTTTTGTTGTTCATAGGGCCAAGAGGAAGCATTGGAGTTACTTAAAACCCTGCAGACTATGGCTATCAACCTGGATGTGCTGACTAAAACAAGAATAGGCATGACTGTTAATGCTCTTCGTAAGTCAAGTAAGGATGAGGAAGTAATATCTCTCTGTAAAACTCTCATTAAAAATTGGAAAAAGTTCTTGTCCGCGCCTAATACTCCGTCCAAGGAGTCTGGAGGGTCATCTAAGTCTAAGAAAGATTCTGGGAGAGACAAGGATAAGAAAGATGACAAGGAAAAAGACAGAAAACTGCCCCAATCATTTCCACCTCAGTCAAACACAACTGATGCTGTAAGACTCAAGTGCAGGGAACTGCTCACTAGTGCACTCAAGGTAGATGGAGAAAACCCCAATTCTTGTGGAACCCCCGAAGAGCTTGCTGAAGAATTGGAAGAATGCATATATGGTGAATTTAAGAACACAGACATGAGATACAAAAACAGGGTGAGGTCGAGAGTAGCCAATTTAAAAGATCCTAAGAACCCGACCTTGCGCACAAACTTCCTCAATGGTGTTATTTCTGCTTCTCGGCTAGCTAAGATGACTCCGGAAGAAATGGCCAGTGATGAAATGAAGAAACTAAGAGAGAAATTCATCAAAGAAGCTATTGATGATGCTCAATTGGCCACGGTACAAGGCACCAAAACTGAAATGCTTAAATGCGGGAAGTGCAAAAAGAAGAATTGCACTTACAACCAGCTGCAGACCAGAAGCTCTGATGAACCTATGACCACTTTTGTTCTCTGTAATGAGTGTGGTAACCGCTGGAAATTCTGCTAAGACTGCTTTTAAATCTGTAGACGAATATTGTGTCAATGTATGATGTATCTTATCATACAATGTTTTACtatgaattatgaatttgttttttttctattttacttGTGACCTTACTGCTAACTTTGACAGAGGAATCACATTGAGTAGATAAGGCATTCTTAGTTTAatactaataaattaatatgcttatGTAAGTGAAATTATAGTTTCATtcaacctttttagggttccgtagccaaatggcaaaaaatggaacccttatagattcgtcatgtctgtctgtctgtccgattatttcaaATTGCTAGAACTGTTTTAAGAAATCTTGTAATACTAGTGGAAGTGTCTTATTGTAAGGATACTTTATCAGGAGGGTCCACACAGCAGGCGTATGCTCggtctgtgtggacctgcctattgtgtatctccttggatttcacagGCCCAATCCCAGTCTCtgtgtattattattacattggCTGGTAGTACAAGTTTCATGAACTAGGCCAGCTCCTGCACCATTGTTATAATATAACACTTAATGTTACAGATGTGGCAAATGACTACTTTgtagcaaataaaaataaaatattattattattactgtatCTTGAGAAATGCTTTCAtgaatatttacaaaacaatcATTACTCACATGAATAGATCTAATTTGTAGtactattattaagtataaagAAAGAAATTATGCCCAGAGTAACAATTGTTTTCTGTAAAGTATGCATTTTAatcaaatctttattttcatattGCAAAATGGGTAACTTAATATTGTACGTGATACTTTTTTGAGCCTTCCTTCATAATACTGTTTGACGGGTTTTTCCCACTAGTTAGCACCAATGGTACCTAACTAGTATGGTTTTTATTCCCCACTACCAccaccagtggtaactactgggaatgtttttcccaccttttaccagtggtaactggGAAAAttctcagtagttaccactggttaaaggtgggatttttttgttttgttgtgtttttaATTGATTTGTTTGTTAGTTCGTATAATTCattcaaattacaattaataagataaatttaatctatacatgaatatttatttgctaatttaaaactaaaacaaataaatcgaacttatgctaacacaaaacaacttaaaactaaatataaaagatcTCCCCCAAATCACTTCCTTCCGGCATGGTCGCAAGAACGCTGGCGGCGTAACCCCTCTGCACCGCCAGACTTAGCCTCTGGGCAAAGAAAGCGCCAGCCCTATGATCGCCCGAGATGCCTATCAGCCGAACTGACACTTCTCTGACAAAATTTTTGGTGTCAGACGACCACGGGCCTAGCGTTTCCattgcaagcgccgcaaactcatactCATTCGACAAGAAcgcatatttgcggcgcttggcGGTCTGGGCCTGGTCCACAGCAGTCCCAGGCTTCCGAGCTGACCCTTCCACGTAAGATGGAGCCAGCGTGTCAACGCAGGTGGCGTCCCACGCCAAAGGGCGACCTAAGCTCCAGGACACGAGAGTGCAGCCATCAGGTCTCTTGCCGTCAGCTGCACAGAGACCTGACGGCTCCAACGTCGCGGAAAGGGAGGCAGTGCTGAGGGCGCGGCGGATTAAATCGTTAAGGGTAGCATGCCTGTAAAGCCGACCAGCGCTCATTTTGCAATGCAGGCCATGCCGCCCCAGAGTGTCAACTGGCTGTACGCAACGGCTGCAAGTGTGCGGCTCGCAAATTCGTAGACCCAGGCGAAGGCAAACTGCGATCCTCAAAGATCTATACATTGACTATTTTAGTTTATGCACTTGTACCGGTAAAAcggtttttaggattccgtatcCATaggggtaaaacgggacctgTCTGTCATCAGGGTATCTCATGAACTCaaagctagacagttgaaattttcacagatgatggatttctgttgtcgctataacaacaaatactaaaaagtacggatacctcggtgggcgagtccgactcgcacttgtccggttttttatcacttttaatgcaatttactgaaacactaatcgacatatacttattaattgaagtactctatatttatacagtttttattatattgaactccaataaaattttattggtaactactggaaaaaaaatgcccagtagttaccacccaACCAAGCTAAACCGttactactgggatttttttcctaGTTTTTACCATTGGTAACAAAttagtggtaactagtgggtaTAACCCTGTCAGATCTTTGAAATTTCCAC
Proteins encoded:
- the LOC133517680 gene encoding transcription elongation factor S-II, with the protein product MSVEEDVMKIQKKLTKMTSDDGTGQEEALELLKTLQTMAINLDVLTKTRIGMTVNALRKSSKDEEVISLCKTLIKNWKKFLSAPNTPSKESGGSSKSKKDSGRDKDKKDDKEKDRKLPQSFPPQSNTTDAVRLKCRELLTSALKVDGENPNSCGTPEELAEELEECIYGEFKNTDMRYKNRVRSRVANLKDPKNPTLRTNFLNGVISASRLAKMTPEEMASDEMKKLREKFIKEAIDDAQLATVQGTKTEMLKCGKCKKKNCTYNQLQTRSSDEPMTTFVLCNECGNRWKFC